CAGACCTCTGAATGAATCGGCCAAAGTACCGATCTCGTCTTTGGAGGTGAACTTGATATCGTGGTTGATATCGCCGACCGCGATCTCCTGAGCTATCGTTGCCATGTTCGAGACCGGCTTGCTGATGCCGCGGGCTATCACAAACGCTATCGCTATGCCGAGGACCAGGGCGCCGATTATGAATGTGACAGTCATTGAAACTGCACTGGCCTGGGCGGAAGCCATCTTCTCTTCCTGGCCTTCTCCGATAGTATTAAAGATGTCGGTCACTGCAACAGCCAGACCATACAGATCTTCATGGACGGCTTCACGTTGATTCTGAAAATCAACCATGTTGTTGAAGGCATGCTTGTATTTTTCCGCAGCTTCAATACAGAGATTGATAGCATCGATATCTTCCTGATCGTTCATTTTGCTTCTGGTTTCTTCAGCCTGCCGTTCGAGAGCATCAACACGATTTATAACCTGAGCAACATACTTTTCATCTTTTGTTATCAGGAAATTTTTCTCGGCCACACGGCAGTCCTGAACCATCTTAACCAGACTGTTGGCATCATCAGCCTTATCAACTCGCTCTTTCAGACGTACGTGTTCGATCCTCTGCGCGAACTCGCGATTCATCTTTTCTCTCTGGTTCTTGCTAAGTTCCTCGCAGACTCGATTGGCCTCCTCAGCATCCTTAATCATATTATGGAGAGCGGTCTGTGACTGATTAGTGATGTCTACCCAGACACCCCATTTCTCAGAATACTGGCGAGTCAGAGTTTCAGCTTCGGTGATATCGTCGATATCTTTTTTATCATTGAAGCGTGAACGTGTTTCATCAATCTGAGAAAACATCTGTTCAGTAGTAGATTTAACTTTTTCATACTGAGCAGGATCTTCATCAAGACGATAGATATGACGAGCCGCAGCCATATCCTTGACCCATTTAATCAGATCATTGGCATCATCGGCATTAGCTACTTTCTGGGAATAGGTGTTGAGACCATTGTAACCGATATAGCCGGTCAGCATGGTCAAAGCCAGTACAAGGCCGAAGCCGATGTAAAGCTTTTTGGCAATCTTAATGTCTTTCCACGACATCTTTGAGACCTCCTCGCTATTAAAATTACAGGTTTAAGATTTATTAAAATTCGAGTTGAAAATTGTCTGCTGATTCAGCGTTTTCCTTTCTCTTTCTCTCGGTTTATCTGATAATTTAACTGGATCATCTTGTTTCCTGCTCGATAAACAGGTTCGTACCGAATGGTATCCTGAACTGACCGTCCTCGAACTTCCAGTTTTTGTCGGGCGCAATAGTCACTACCGCGTCGAGCAGTTCAGGAGCACCGGCAAATTCCCCACAGAGCTTGATTTTGGCGTAATTGAGCCAGCTCCTGACACCCAGCCGGACCAGTTGAGAGATAAACGATGATTCACTGCTGTCACCCAGCTCTCTGAAGTACTGCTGGTGCGTCATGCCGGTGAACCGGATCTCACCAGGATTGGCATCGGGCGCAGTTTCAGGGCTCTCGCTATAACCCGCACAAAGGTTCCCCGTCATTACTATACAGATACAAGATATTCCTATAAGGTAACGGAATATTAACAATGCTTCTGCCCTCGCTTTTATAACTGTTTTGAGCGTCTCTAAAGGCTTTATCGTAATCTTGCATTTAATCTGTATGAGATTAAAGTGAGCATGGATGGGGTATGTCATGTACCCGCAGATTATTTACTTTTTTCTTCATCCATATTCTTCAAAAACGCGAACAGGCTAATCGATTTATTGGTCAATTGCAGTTTTTTGCGTATTCTCTGGCGGAATTTGTGTACTGTTACGAGTGAAATGTTCAAAGCCTGCGCAATTTCCTTGGAGCTCAATCCATTTTTAATCAATTCACACACATTAATCTCACGGGGAGATAGCCTGGCCATCGATGATTCCAGGCGCGATGCCAACGGCGAATTAAGATCGGATAGACAGGACTTAAGTAGACACAGGAGCTTGTTTTCTTCATTCCCCACCTTTTTTTGCAAAATCGTCA
This DNA window, taken from Candidatus Zixiibacteriota bacterium, encodes the following:
- a CDS encoding HAMP domain-containing protein encodes the protein MSWKDIKIAKKLYIGFGLVLALTMLTGYIGYNGLNTYSQKVANADDANDLIKWVKDMAAARHIYRLDEDPAQYEKVKSTTEQMFSQIDETRSRFNDKKDIDDITEAETLTRQYSEKWGVWVDITNQSQTALHNMIKDAEEANRVCEELSKNQREKMNREFAQRIEHVRLKERVDKADDANSLVKMVQDCRVAEKNFLITKDEKYVAQVINRVDALERQAEETRSKMNDQEDIDAINLCIEAAEKYKHAFNNMVDFQNQREAVHEDLYGLAVAVTDIFNTIGEGQEEKMASAQASAVSMTVTFIIGALVLGIAIAFVIARGISKPVSNMATIAQEIAVGDINHDIKFTSKDEIGTLADSFRGL